A window of Cohnella herbarum contains these coding sequences:
- a CDS encoding alpha-E domain-containing protein yields MLDRIAESLFWIGRYTERAENHARLLDVYYHLREEGSGEPEAVWRRIAEAIGDCALYEERYDGYREQDVLYFLTLDPTQDNSILSCVAQARDNLKKIREQLPSELWNLLNGFYLWLKGVRLEEVTQQSPHRFFQRLKEGLAAFQGTAVSIALRDESWHMLESGRYLERSENIVRLLQSVGNIAPDKRKGSYAYTMAVLKSVGGYEAFRRLDLEEISLEEVSRFLVLQETFPRSIHFALANFEQHLKAMRGHSEKSGSALERMIRLAGKARSELGWLDRNDITMDSLNAVLQQLLGANRQLGEAVARTFFFPEREVIA; encoded by the coding sequence ATGTTGGATCGGATAGCGGAATCGTTGTTCTGGATCGGACGTTACACCGAACGCGCGGAAAATCATGCCCGGTTGCTCGACGTGTATTACCATCTTCGCGAGGAAGGAAGCGGAGAGCCGGAGGCGGTGTGGAGGCGGATAGCAGAAGCGATCGGAGATTGCGCGCTATACGAAGAACGGTACGATGGCTACCGGGAGCAGGACGTACTATACTTCCTCACTTTGGATCCGACGCAGGACAACTCGATTCTGTCCTGCGTCGCTCAAGCTAGGGATAATCTGAAGAAAATCCGCGAGCAGCTTCCTTCCGAGTTGTGGAACTTGTTGAACGGGTTCTACTTATGGTTAAAGGGGGTGCGGCTGGAGGAGGTTACTCAGCAGTCTCCCCATCGGTTTTTTCAACGGTTGAAGGAAGGATTGGCGGCATTCCAAGGTACCGCCGTATCGATCGCGCTAAGGGATGAATCCTGGCATATGCTCGAGAGCGGACGTTACTTGGAGCGCTCGGAGAATATCGTCAGGCTGCTCCAATCGGTCGGCAACATCGCCCCGGACAAAAGGAAAGGGTCCTACGCGTACACGATGGCCGTATTGAAGTCGGTAGGCGGTTACGAGGCGTTCAGGCGGTTGGATCTAGAAGAGATTTCTTTGGAAGAGGTATCGCGTTTCCTCGTGCTTCAGGAGACGTTCCCAAGATCGATCCATTTCGCGTTAGCGAACTTCGAACAGCATCTGAAGGCGATGCGCGGGCATTCGGAGAAGTCCGGTTCCGCGCTGGAGCGGATGATTCGATTAGCGGGCAAAGCGCGTTCGGAGCTCGGATGGCTCGATCGCAACGATATTACGATGGACTCGTTGAATGCCGTGCTTCAACAACTGCTTGGCGCGAATCGGCAGCTT
- a CDS encoding circularly permuted type 2 ATP-grasp protein: METINDVSVNSPSSRFYNEMYNGAQVRAHYNHVHQVLSRMSLEDRVSRQTQMNGRLLEEGITFTLSGGDQPDALERTIPFDLIPRIIPATEWETIEQGTRQRVRALNAFLADIYHEQCILKDGLVPRRMVMGNRYFRTEMMRLPVPGGTYVTASGIDLIRDEKGDYFVLEDNLRSPSGFSYVFKSRSIMTHDFPELYFSYPVKGIERSLHDFRTSLRNLAPTDRAEPVIALLTPGSFNSAYFEHTFLAQQMGMELVEGRDLVCRDNKIYIRKLSGLKQVDVLYRRIDDDYLDPLAFRPDSMLGVAGLMNAYRFGNITIANAPGTGVADDKAIYTFVPEMIRYYLNERPILNNVPTYLMSRPDEREHVLGRLEEMVVKETSLSGGYGMLVGPASTEWERERFAAKIRENPDNYIAQPTIKLSTSPINLDGRVAHRHIDLRVFALADGKNVHVLPGGLTRVAMKEGSLVVNSSQGGGVKDTWVLSE; the protein is encoded by the coding sequence ATGGAAACGATAAACGACGTATCGGTGAATTCGCCTTCCTCTCGATTTTACAATGAAATGTATAACGGAGCTCAGGTTCGCGCGCATTATAACCATGTCCATCAAGTGTTATCGCGCATGTCCTTGGAGGATCGGGTAAGCAGGCAAACGCAAATGAACGGGCGTCTTCTCGAGGAAGGAATTACGTTCACTCTGTCCGGCGGGGATCAACCGGATGCGCTGGAGAGAACCATTCCGTTCGATCTGATCCCGCGGATCATTCCGGCGACGGAGTGGGAAACGATCGAGCAAGGCACGCGACAGAGGGTTCGCGCCTTAAATGCTTTCCTAGCCGATATTTACCATGAACAGTGCATTCTGAAAGACGGGCTCGTACCTCGCCGAATGGTGATGGGGAATCGTTATTTCCGTACGGAAATGATGCGTCTGCCCGTGCCGGGCGGAACTTACGTGACGGCGTCGGGCATCGATCTCATCCGCGACGAGAAAGGCGATTATTTCGTCTTGGAGGACAATCTGCGGTCTCCCTCCGGTTTCTCGTACGTTTTCAAAAGTCGTTCGATCATGACGCATGATTTTCCCGAGCTCTATTTCTCCTATCCCGTTAAGGGGATCGAGAGGTCTTTGCACGATTTCCGTACATCGCTTAGAAACTTAGCCCCTACGGACAGAGCGGAACCCGTGATCGCCTTGTTAACGCCCGGGAGCTTTAACTCCGCCTACTTCGAGCATACGTTTCTTGCGCAGCAGATGGGGATGGAGCTCGTAGAAGGCCGCGATCTTGTATGCAGGGACAATAAAATTTATATCCGCAAGCTATCCGGATTGAAGCAAGTCGACGTGTTATACCGCCGGATAGACGACGATTATCTCGATCCGCTAGCGTTTCGTCCGGATTCGATGCTGGGCGTAGCGGGGCTGATGAACGCTTACCGGTTCGGTAACATTACGATCGCCAACGCTCCGGGCACGGGCGTAGCGGACGATAAGGCGATCTACACGTTCGTTCCGGAGATGATCCGTTACTATCTCAACGAACGGCCGATATTGAATAACGTGCCGACTTACCTGATGAGCCGTCCGGACGAACGGGAGCATGTCTTGGGTCGGCTGGAAGAGATGGTCGTCAAGGAGACGTCGTTATCCGGAGGTTACGGCATGCTCGTCGGACCGGCATCGACCGAGTGGGAGCGCGAGAGGTTCGCGGCCAAAATCCGCGAGAACCCCGACAACTACATCGCCCAGCCGACGATTAAGCTTTCGACTTCTCCGATTAACCTGGATGGCCGAGTTGCGCATCGTCATATCGATCTGCGGGTATTCGCGTTGGCCGATGGCAAGAACGTGCACGTGCTTCCCGGGGGATTAACGAGAGTAGCGATGAAGGAAGGTTCGTTGGTCGTTAATTCGTCGCAGGGCGGCGGCGTTAAAGACACTTGGGTATTGTCGGAATAG
- a CDS encoding cation diffusion facilitator family transporter produces MADRHHSALLAIWISLISNIVLTILKIVAGLLLASPVLLADGVHNAGDIIATVAALTSSMVSKKPADEDHPYGHGKAEVVASAFVAVVLVLAALWIGYQSIGALFQPPGEENWLALGAAAISLVWKQALYVYTIKVGKAANSKSVLATAYDHLADVYASLAAVIGIGIGLLGDRFHWEWAAYGDPVAGIVVSLLVLKLAYEMGRDSIDILMERNVSAEKLAHYEALLLTDENVKRIDRVRAREHGHYIIVDIRVGIPNDYTIQQGHDISKQLKKLIMDYDPDVVEVMIHLNPWEAGENTAK; encoded by the coding sequence GTGGCGGATAGGCATCATTCGGCTTTATTGGCAATTTGGATCAGTTTAATTAGCAACATCGTTCTCACCATTTTGAAAATCGTCGCAGGACTATTGCTCGCTAGTCCCGTACTCCTCGCGGACGGAGTTCATAACGCGGGAGACATCATCGCAACCGTGGCAGCCTTAACATCTTCCATGGTATCGAAGAAACCCGCGGACGAGGATCATCCTTACGGACACGGCAAAGCCGAGGTCGTGGCCTCCGCCTTCGTAGCCGTCGTTCTCGTGCTAGCAGCCCTCTGGATCGGCTATCAATCGATCGGCGCGCTCTTCCAGCCTCCAGGGGAAGAAAACTGGCTAGCGCTCGGCGCCGCAGCCATCTCGCTAGTATGGAAACAAGCTCTCTACGTCTATACGATCAAAGTCGGCAAAGCAGCGAATAGCAAGAGCGTGCTTGCCACCGCTTACGACCATCTGGCCGACGTATACGCCTCTCTGGCCGCCGTTATCGGGATCGGCATCGGTTTACTGGGCGACCGTTTCCACTGGGAATGGGCCGCCTACGGCGACCCCGTCGCCGGTATCGTCGTTTCGCTGCTCGTGCTTAAGCTCGCTTACGAGATGGGGCGCGACTCCATAGATATTCTGATGGAACGCAATGTCTCCGCCGAGAAACTCGCGCATTACGAAGCTCTGCTCCTTACGGACGAGAACGTCAAAAGAATCGATCGCGTAAGAGCGCGCGAGCACGGCCACTATATTATCGTCGACATTCGCGTCGGCATCCCTAACGATTACACCATTCAGCAAGGGCACGATATCAGCAAACAGCTCAAGAAGCTGATTATGGACTATGACCCCGACGTCGTCGAAGTCATGATTCATTTGAATCCATGGGAAGCCGGCGAAAATACCGCCAAATAA
- the cyoD gene encoding cytochrome o ubiquinol oxidase subunit IV — MAQHTNNNTHGDHEAHGSHEAHGSLKSYIIGFVISIVLTIIPLVVVLNDILEGTAAIVVLLAAAILQFLVQLFYFMHLKEEGKPRYNMTVLILGTIIVLTVIIGSIWIMTYNKVA; from the coding sequence GTGGCGCAGCATACGAACAACAATACGCACGGTGACCATGAGGCTCATGGTTCGCACGAAGCGCATGGCTCGCTTAAATCTTATATCATCGGCTTCGTGATATCGATCGTGTTAACGATCATTCCGCTTGTCGTTGTCCTGAACGACATTCTGGAAGGCACGGCGGCCATCGTTGTGCTGTTGGCCGCGGCGATATTGCAATTTCTGGTGCAACTGTTCTACTTCATGCATTTGAAGGAAGAAGGCAAGCCGCGCTATAACATGACGGTGCTTATTCTCGGCACCATTATCGTGCTTACGGTCATAATAGGCTCGATCTGGATTATGACGTATAACAAAGTCGCTTAA